Sequence from the Sulfuracidifex tepidarius genome:
GAAGTTGGCAAAACTGTATTCTGCTATGCTCAGGCAGGGTTTTGTCGAGTGTCCAAACTGCAGGGAAATAAACCCTAAGGAAGCAACATACTGTTCCAACTGTGGTGCAAGGCTCAAACATCCAGAACATTTCTACGTTCTATCCTCATGGCTGATATAAATAGTAACTAACCCAGAATTCCTTAGAGGCGTAATATATGCAGAGAGAGACACTAAGGTGAATAAAATAGCCGTGGATTACCTCATCGAGAAAGAGGGAGAATACATATTATTGTTTAGTTACGGTTCCTCTGCGTTCAAGAGTCTCCTCGCAGATGCACCAGAGGATGAATTGAAGAATATCAACGGGAAACCCGTGCGCATAATCATTCTAGTTGCTGAGGAAGCTGAAGAGAAGGTAAGGTTAATGTTTAGAGACTGGAAAAATGTAGAAATTAAGTCTCAGAAGTTCCTTGTCCTAAAGTAGGGGTAGTGGAATTTGCGAAAGAGTTTGTCCTTATTATTCATTTTCCTTTTATCAGCTTTACTATTGCCCTTATTTAACGCTGGAGCTTCCGTTACTCATACCTCATCTACTCCAATAATTCAAATTTCAAAGGTATCCTGGTATTCACCTCCTTTCAATAAGACAGCTGCAATCCTCCTTTCAATTATATAT
This genomic interval carries:
- a CDS encoding zinc ribbon domain-containing protein — its product is MTEESKPKLVMSNDASEISLEKLAKLYSAMLRQGFVECPNCREINPKEATYCSNCGARLKHPEHFYVLSSWLI